A genome region from Nitrospira sp. SG-bin1 includes the following:
- a CDS encoding glyoxalase → MATKVNPIPDGYHTVTPVLTVQGAAKLIDFVKQAFDAKETYRLDGPNGTVMHAEVKIGDSMVMVGEATDQWKPMPATVALYVEDTDGWYRRALQAGASSVREPSDQFYGDRSAGVKDFAGNHWWIHTHIEDVPPEEIKKRADVWMKQQKGR, encoded by the coding sequence ATGGCGACCAAAGTCAATCCAATTCCCGACGGCTATCACACTGTGACCCCCGTCCTCACTGTTCAAGGAGCGGCGAAGTTGATCGACTTTGTAAAGCAAGCGTTCGATGCGAAGGAAACATATCGCCTCGATGGGCCGAACGGCACGGTGATGCACGCCGAAGTGAAAATAGGCGACTCAATGGTGATGGTCGGCGAGGCCACAGACCAATGGAAACCGATGCCGGCGACGGTGGCGCTGTATGTTGAAGATACAGACGGGTGGTACCGGCGGGCGCTGCAAGCCGGAGCCTCTTCCGTCCGAGAACCGAGCGATCAATTCTATGGAGATCGCAGCGCGGGCGTCAAAGATTTTGCCGGCAACCATTGGTGGATTCACACGCATATCGAAGATGTGCCGCCGGAAGAGATCAAAAAACGCGCTGACGTGTGGATGAAGCAGCAGAAGGGGCGCTGA
- a CDS encoding glyoxalase, whose amino-acid sequence MSRQFDHVDLRVRDLAEARPFYDRQLPALGFTRNVSIPGWHTYETEDSDGAAEFFGVTESPSRAANESRVAFWVDRREQVDRLAAIVRQAGARNIEGPLHEEPQYYAVFFEDPSGNRLEICYRKRP is encoded by the coding sequence CTGTCACGTCAATTCGATCATGTCGATCTGCGGGTACGCGACCTCGCGGAGGCGCGTCCGTTTTATGACCGGCAGCTGCCTGCGCTCGGTTTCACGCGCAATGTTTCGATTCCAGGCTGGCATACCTATGAAACGGAAGACTCCGACGGCGCGGCAGAATTCTTCGGAGTGACCGAATCGCCCTCCCGTGCGGCCAATGAATCCCGCGTCGCGTTTTGGGTGGACCGTAGAGAACAAGTCGATCGGTTGGCGGCGATCGTCAGACAGGCTGGAGCCAGAAATATCGAAGGGCCGCTCCATGAGGAGCCGCAGTACTATGCCGTCTTCTTTGAAGATCCGAGCGGCAATCGCCTGGAAATCTGTTATCGCAAGAGACCATGA